The following are encoded in a window of Ferribacterium limneticum genomic DNA:
- a CDS encoding response regulator: MTKVAVIEDDIPTSNQLKDWILAARPDVVVDQWFNRDDAEAAIAREDYALVTLDIELGRERHAGVAVINAINKAGRGTPVLVVSAMPAAIYRSIMKALDAWDYLQKTAFEEADFIETFLEILRASRDRAGPKVEAIIKDELALDPLRQSTPLWRGQRVNLPLTAQRILATLYQRRGEVVSYDDLFAVVKSGRNRDNIRKHISTIREAFRELDDGFDRIENVPMRGFRWSDQAR, translated from the coding sequence ATGACCAAAGTCGCCGTCATCGAGGACGACATCCCCACCAGCAACCAGTTGAAGGACTGGATACTCGCCGCGCGTCCGGATGTGGTCGTCGACCAGTGGTTCAACCGCGACGACGCCGAAGCAGCCATCGCCCGCGAGGATTACGCGCTGGTCACGCTGGATATCGAACTCGGGCGCGAGCGCCATGCAGGGGTGGCCGTCATCAACGCCATCAACAAGGCCGGGCGTGGAACGCCGGTGCTGGTCGTCTCGGCCATGCCGGCTGCCATTTACCGTAGCATCATGAAGGCGCTCGACGCCTGGGATTACCTGCAGAAAACCGCCTTCGAGGAAGCCGATTTCATCGAGACCTTCCTCGAAATCCTGCGTGCCTCGCGCGACCGGGCGGGGCCCAAGGTCGAGGCTATCATCAAGGACGAACTGGCCCTTGACCCGCTGCGTCAGAGCACGCCGTTGTGGCGCGGCCAGCGGGTAAACCTCCCGCTCACCGCCCAGCGCATCCTGGCCACGCTCTACCAGCGCCGCGGCGAGGTGGTGTCCTACGACGACCTGTTCGCGGTGGTGAAGAGCGGCCGCAATCGCGACAATATCCGCAAGCACATCAGCACCATCCGCGAGGCTTTCCGCGAACTCGACGACGGTTTCGACCGTATCGAGAACGTGCCGATGCGCGGCTTCCGCTGGTCCGATCAGGCGCGCTGA
- a CDS encoding ABC transporter ATP-binding protein, translated as MSKKIGDVILDLQNISLRFGGVKALTDISFDVRQHEIRAIIGPNGAGKSSMLNVINGVYHPQEGKIFWHGNERKRMEPHMAAQQNIARTFQNIALFKGMSVLDNIMTGRITKMKANFIEHALWFGRARREELEHRKKVEEVIDFLEIQHIRKTPVGRLPYGLQKRVELGRALAAEPSMLLLDEPMAGMNVEEKQDMCRFILDVNDQFGTTIVLIEHDMGVVMDISDRVVVLDYGKKIGDGVPDEVKNNEDVIKAYLGAGH; from the coding sequence ATGAGCAAGAAAATAGGCGACGTCATTCTCGACCTGCAAAACATTTCCCTGCGCTTCGGGGGCGTCAAAGCGCTGACCGACATTTCCTTCGACGTCCGCCAGCACGAAATTCGCGCCATCATCGGCCCGAATGGCGCCGGCAAGAGCTCGATGCTCAACGTCATCAACGGCGTTTACCATCCGCAGGAAGGCAAGATTTTCTGGCATGGCAACGAGCGCAAGCGCATGGAGCCGCACATGGCGGCCCAGCAGAACATTGCCCGTACCTTCCAGAACATCGCGCTGTTCAAGGGCATGAGCGTGCTCGACAACATCATGACCGGGCGCATTACCAAGATGAAGGCCAACTTTATCGAGCATGCGCTGTGGTTCGGCCGGGCGCGCCGGGAAGAGCTGGAGCATCGCAAGAAGGTCGAGGAAGTGATCGACTTCCTCGAAATTCAGCACATTCGCAAGACGCCGGTCGGTCGCTTGCCCTATGGCCTGCAAAAGCGTGTCGAACTCGGTCGCGCGCTGGCCGCCGAGCCGTCGATGCTGCTCCTCGACGAGCCGATGGCCGGGATGAACGTCGAAGAGAAACAGGACATGTGCCGTTTCATCCTCGACGTAAACGACCAGTTCGGCACGACCATCGTGCTCATCGAACACGACATGGGTGTGGTCATGGATATCTCCGACCGCGTCGTCGTGCTCGATTACGGCAAGAAGATCGGCGATGGCGTGCCCGATGAAGTCAAAAATAATGAGGATGTGATCAAGGCCTATCTGGGCGCTGGTCACTAA
- a CDS encoding sensor histidine kinase, whose product MKRFLVWLASFRLRILLRTSFLLLALVVLVMTVTVLQEEKQRSYDTYQASLNKTKAQIVARLHHPAGQLALLNPRWDAASAAAGRPLVLPFSAIDFDDQNKVRNAIEMAGCLVQYPDHGSLCVAVGNNPWAGGFIYAAGTFASGPLEAHRIGDEFLDGAHRLRVTVRLRDQSWQWIAPFEPLANGAPARGEGVRGRFTGYVELPDRDYTGARPLKEFRGWVWQSGRCLDAAADDEESCRKQSFFSLRLPVESLRQGILQSARPVWPPADLEQYKVQVEVLPPGEGAPLFASDRPGAVPPFALDVLSTLLLPGESLSIRRVEAGGEREVAQLAGRDEAQELSSPLLTRLIRRLPVESLEAAEVELRDEIATPLGNYRLVLKGDARSVNKTLSVVATRLSWFIGAMLGAIAVAWLVIEIGLIRPIARLTRRTRGLSRSVQADGGLERYDLADLRGGDELGLLAGGLDELLQRVREDAERGRIRSAQEKDMWHAVGHEIMSPLQSLLALHGNEADPSHRYISRMQQAVRVLYGSASPSEAFASSQLDIAAVDLAAFVNNVAENAGIADVVCHGTAAPVPVRADEFALEDVFAHLLRNAERYRPEGSPIDLALVIDDNTASVTVANRGPAIADDMLERIFEYGVSDQAESAAAGNRGQGLFVARTYMAKMGGTIVARNTADGVAFVLTLPRARPA is encoded by the coding sequence ATGAAACGCTTTCTGGTCTGGCTGGCCTCCTTCCGCCTGCGCATCCTGCTGCGCACCTCCTTCCTGCTGCTGGCGCTGGTCGTGCTGGTCATGACGGTGACCGTGCTGCAGGAAGAAAAGCAGCGCAGCTACGACACCTATCAGGCCAGCCTGAACAAGACCAAGGCGCAGATCGTCGCCCGCCTGCACCACCCGGCCGGCCAGCTGGCGCTGCTCAATCCGCGCTGGGATGCCGCTTCGGCCGCCGCCGGCCGGCCGCTCGTGCTGCCCTTCTCGGCCATCGATTTCGACGACCAGAACAAGGTGCGCAACGCCATCGAAATGGCCGGTTGCCTCGTCCAGTACCCCGACCATGGAAGTCTGTGCGTGGCGGTCGGCAACAATCCGTGGGCCGGCGGTTTCATCTACGCCGCCGGCACTTTCGCCAGCGGGCCGCTCGAAGCCCACCGCATCGGCGACGAGTTCCTCGACGGCGCCCATCGCCTGCGCGTGACCGTGCGCCTGCGCGATCAAAGCTGGCAATGGATCGCGCCCTTTGAGCCGCTGGCCAACGGCGCGCCGGCGCGCGGCGAGGGCGTGCGCGGCCGCTTTACCGGTTATGTCGAACTGCCCGATCGCGACTACACCGGCGCCCGGCCGCTCAAGGAGTTTCGCGGCTGGGTCTGGCAGAGCGGGCGGTGTCTCGATGCCGCGGCCGATGACGAGGAAAGCTGCCGCAAGCAATCCTTCTTCTCGTTGCGTCTGCCGGTCGAGTCGCTCCGCCAGGGCATCTTGCAGAGTGCCCGGCCGGTGTGGCCGCCGGCCGACCTCGAGCAGTACAAGGTGCAGGTCGAAGTGTTGCCGCCGGGCGAGGGCGCGCCGCTATTCGCCAGTGACCGGCCGGGGGCGGTGCCGCCGTTCGCGCTCGATGTCTTGTCGACGTTGCTGCTACCCGGCGAATCGCTGTCGATCCGCCGCGTTGAAGCCGGCGGCGAGCGGGAAGTCGCCCAGCTGGCCGGGCGCGACGAGGCACAGGAGTTGTCCTCGCCGCTGCTCACCCGCCTGATTCGCCGCCTGCCGGTTGAATCGCTCGAGGCGGCCGAGGTGGAACTGCGCGACGAGATCGCGACGCCGCTTGGTAACTACCGCCTGGTGCTCAAGGGCGATGCGCGCAGCGTCAACAAGACCCTGTCGGTGGTTGCCACCCGGCTGTCCTGGTTTATCGGCGCCATGCTCGGCGCCATCGCGGTGGCCTGGCTGGTCATCGAAATCGGACTGATTCGCCCTATCGCCCGGCTGACCAGGCGTACGCGCGGCCTGTCGCGCTCGGTGCAGGCCGACGGTGGGCTGGAGCGCTACGACTTGGCCGACCTGCGTGGCGGCGACGAACTTGGCCTGCTGGCCGGCGGGCTCGATGAGCTGCTGCAGCGGGTGCGCGAGGATGCCGAGCGGGGGCGCATCCGCTCGGCGCAGGAAAAGGACATGTGGCATGCCGTCGGCCACGAAATCATGTCGCCGCTGCAAAGCCTGCTCGCCCTGCACGGCAACGAGGCCGACCCCAGCCACCGCTACATCAGCCGCATGCAGCAGGCGGTACGCGTGCTCTACGGCAGCGCCAGCCCGAGCGAGGCCTTTGCCAGCAGCCAGCTGGATATCGCCGCCGTCGATCTGGCGGCCTTTGTGAACAATGTCGCCGAAAATGCCGGCATCGCCGATGTCGTATGCCATGGCACGGCGGCCCCGGTGCCCGTGCGTGCCGACGAATTTGCGCTGGAAGATGTCTTTGCGCATCTTTTGCGCAACGCCGAACGCTACCGGCCCGAAGGCTCGCCGATTGATCTGGCGCTGGTCATCGACGACAACACCGCCAGCGTGACCGTTGCCAACCGGGGGCCGGCCATCGCCGACGACATGCTGGAACGCATCTTTGAATACGGCGTCTCTGACCAGGCCGAGTCCGCCGCCGCCGGCAACCGCGGCCAGGGCCTCTTCGTCGCCCGCACCTACATGGCCAAGATGGGCGGCACCATCGTTGCCCGCAACACGGCGGACGGTGTGGCTTTCGTCCTCACCCTGCCACGTGCCCGCCCGGCTTGA
- a CDS encoding branched-chain amino acid ABC transporter permease has protein sequence MNFFFEVLIGGLLSGVMYALVALGFVMIYKASGVFNFAQGAMVYLAALSVVGCMEKGAPLWLAIILAFVIMTLFGIATEKFVLRKLVNQPPIALFMATIGLAFFIEGLAPMIFGSEPRALELGIVDEPIPWVLDNWNMVISKFDLVAAGVAAVLVATLALFFQYTRIGRALRAVADDHQAALSIGIPLQHIWAIVWGVAGFVALVAGMMWGARNGVQFALTFTALKALPVLILGGFTSVPGAIVGGLIIGASEKLAEIYIPPVMQDLFGGNFGGIEGWFPYVLALLFLLVRPEGLFGEKHIDRV, from the coding sequence ATGAATTTTTTCTTTGAAGTCCTCATCGGTGGTCTGCTTTCCGGCGTCATGTACGCCCTGGTCGCCCTCGGTTTCGTGATGATCTACAAGGCCTCGGGCGTCTTCAACTTCGCTCAGGGCGCCATGGTCTACCTCGCTGCGCTGTCGGTTGTCGGTTGCATGGAAAAGGGTGCGCCGCTCTGGCTGGCGATCATCCTCGCCTTTGTCATCATGACGCTGTTTGGCATCGCGACCGAAAAGTTCGTGCTGCGCAAGCTGGTCAATCAGCCGCCCATCGCCCTGTTCATGGCGACCATCGGCCTGGCCTTCTTCATCGAGGGCCTGGCCCCGATGATTTTCGGCAGCGAACCGCGGGCGCTCGAACTGGGCATCGTCGATGAGCCGATTCCCTGGGTGCTCGACAACTGGAACATGGTCATTTCGAAGTTCGACCTCGTTGCAGCCGGCGTCGCTGCGGTACTCGTTGCCACGCTGGCCCTGTTCTTCCAATACACCCGCATCGGCCGGGCACTACGCGCCGTGGCGGACGACCATCAGGCCGCGCTGTCGATCGGTATTCCGCTGCAACACATCTGGGCCATCGTTTGGGGCGTCGCCGGTTTTGTCGCACTGGTGGCCGGCATGATGTGGGGTGCCCGCAACGGTGTGCAGTTTGCGCTCACTTTCACGGCACTCAAGGCGCTGCCGGTGTTGATCCTTGGCGGCTTCACCTCTGTGCCGGGGGCGATTGTCGGCGGCCTGATCATCGGCGCTTCGGAAAAGCTGGCTGAAATCTACATTCCGCCCGTCATGCAGGATCTGTTTGGCGGCAATTTCGGTGGCATTGAGGGCTGGTTCCCTTATGTGCTGGCGCTGCTGTTCCTGCTCGTTCGTCCCGAAGGTCTCTTCGGCGAAAAACACATCGACCGGGTTTAA
- a CDS encoding ABC transporter substrate-binding protein, which yields MIKNFKPAIAAAAVSLAMMSQMAVAAEEQFFPLIDYRVGPYGSNGQAFYGGFIDYLNYVNLKEKGVNGVQMTYEECETEYNNAKGVECYERLKGKAAKSAGPLHTMSTGISYALIDKSAQDKLPLAMMGYGRTDAVDGSVFPYAFPLVTTYQMQASAIVKFLKDKNGGSLAGKKIVYLYHDSAYGKEAIVALNAEAALNKFELVQIPVAHPGNEQGAQWLKIRQEKPDFVIFWGWGVMNQTALKAAQKVAFPREKMIGSWWTGSEEDVIPAGEAAKGYMAATWNVAGKQVPVIADIEKVVYGAGKGNLQDKAKIGTILYNRGVSAAVLSVEAIRKGQEKYGKGKALTGEQTRWALENLNINDARLKVLGATDLLPEIKTSCDNHEGSGKVKIQQWDGAKWVPVSGWIEGNKALIHPLFQASAKQYAKEKGITPRDCSKEK from the coding sequence ATGATCAAAAATTTCAAACCCGCTATTGCCGCCGCTGCGGTGTCCCTGGCCATGATGTCGCAGATGGCCGTGGCTGCCGAAGAGCAGTTCTTTCCGCTGATCGACTACCGCGTCGGGCCCTATGGCTCGAACGGCCAGGCCTTCTACGGTGGTTTCATCGATTACCTCAACTACGTCAATCTCAAGGAAAAGGGCGTCAACGGCGTCCAGATGACCTACGAAGAGTGCGAAACCGAATACAACAACGCCAAGGGCGTCGAGTGTTACGAGCGCCTGAAGGGCAAGGCCGCCAAGTCGGCCGGCCCGCTGCACACGATGTCGACGGGTATTTCGTATGCGCTGATCGACAAGTCGGCCCAGGACAAGCTGCCGCTGGCCATGATGGGCTACGGCCGCACTGACGCGGTTGACGGCTCGGTCTTCCCGTATGCCTTCCCGCTGGTTACGACTTACCAGATGCAGGCCTCGGCCATCGTCAAGTTCCTCAAGGACAAGAATGGCGGCAGTCTGGCTGGCAAGAAGATCGTTTATCTGTACCACGACTCGGCCTACGGCAAGGAAGCCATCGTCGCGTTGAACGCCGAAGCAGCGCTCAACAAGTTTGAATTGGTGCAGATTCCGGTGGCCCACCCGGGTAACGAGCAGGGCGCCCAGTGGCTGAAAATTCGCCAGGAAAAGCCCGATTTCGTCATTTTCTGGGGCTGGGGTGTGATGAACCAGACGGCATTGAAGGCTGCCCAGAAGGTCGCTTTCCCGCGTGAAAAGATGATCGGTTCGTGGTGGACGGGTTCGGAAGAGGACGTGATTCCGGCTGGCGAAGCCGCCAAGGGCTACATGGCCGCGACGTGGAATGTGGCTGGCAAGCAGGTGCCGGTCATCGCCGACATCGAGAAGGTGGTCTACGGGGCCGGCAAGGGCAACCTGCAGGACAAGGCCAAGATCGGCACCATCCTCTACAACCGCGGTGTTTCTGCCGCCGTGCTGTCGGTCGAAGCCATCCGCAAGGGTCAAGAAAAGTACGGCAAGGGCAAGGCGCTGACCGGCGAACAAACCCGCTGGGCGCTGGAAAACCTCAACATCAACGACGCCCGCCTGAAGGTACTCGGTGCCACCGACCTGCTGCCGGAAATCAAGACTTCCTGCGACAACCACGAAGGTTCCGGCAAGGTGAAGATCCAGCAATGGGACGGTGCCAAGTGGGTGCCGGTGTCCGGCTGGATCGAGGGTAACAAGGCGCTGATCCACCCGCTCTTCCAGGCTTCTGCCAAGCAGTACGCCAAGGAAAAGGGCATCACACCGCGCGATTGTTCCAAGGAAAAATGA
- a CDS encoding AMP-dependent synthetase/ligase, with the protein MPTQANFAALDGLHTFPRLLFHHASIRPNAPAMREKYLGIWQTWTWADVGERVRALACGLASLGFKRGDNLAIIGDNRPHLYMMMTAAQCLGGVPVPLYQDAVANEMLFVLQDAGIRFVVVEDQEQVDKMLEISDQVGTLEHIIYDDPRGMRHYSQPFLHDIHELMEMGRIHDRNHSDFLNAEVEQGHFDDVSVMLYTSGTTGKPKGVCQTHAAFIAAAQGGVQVDKLGADGDILSYLPMAWVGDHLFSYAQALVAGFTINCPESGDTVMSDLREIGPTCYFAPPRVFESLLTSVMIRMEDAGQIKQKMFHYFMAVAKRCGSDILDGKSVGFGDRLQYWLGNILVYGPLRNVLGMSRIRVAYTAGAAIGPELFRFYRSMGINLKQFYGQTETCAYVCLQPDGQIKFDSVGQPAPGVEIRIADNGEVLVKGPMLLKEYYKRPDATAESLNADGYFMTGDAGFLDEDGHLKIIDRAKDVGKLKNGAMFAPNYIENKLKFFQHVKEAVCFGHDRDMVCAFINIDVSAVGNWAERRGIAYSGYADLAGKPEVLELIRECVEQVNADLIHDSMVADSQIHRFLVLHKELDPDDDELTRTRKVRRNFVAEKYKVLIDALYEGKANQFIETEVKFEDGRRGKVSADLKIIDAKTFPIVKKAA; encoded by the coding sequence ATGCCCACGCAGGCGAATTTCGCCGCTCTGGATGGTTTGCATACCTTCCCGCGGCTACTGTTTCATCACGCAAGCATCCGGCCGAATGCGCCGGCCATGCGCGAAAAATATCTCGGCATCTGGCAAACCTGGACCTGGGCCGACGTCGGCGAACGTGTCCGGGCATTGGCCTGCGGCCTGGCTTCGCTCGGTTTCAAGCGCGGCGACAATCTGGCCATCATCGGTGACAACCGGCCGCATCTCTACATGATGATGACGGCCGCCCAGTGCCTGGGCGGCGTGCCAGTGCCGCTCTATCAAGACGCCGTGGCCAACGAAATGCTCTTCGTGCTGCAGGATGCCGGCATTCGTTTCGTCGTCGTCGAGGATCAGGAACAGGTCGACAAGATGCTGGAAATCAGCGATCAGGTCGGCACGCTCGAACACATCATCTACGACGACCCGCGCGGCATGCGGCACTACAGCCAGCCCTTCCTGCACGACATCCATGAACTCATGGAAATGGGGCGGATTCATGACCGCAACCATTCCGATTTTCTCAACGCCGAAGTCGAGCAGGGGCATTTCGACGATGTGTCGGTCATGCTCTACACCTCGGGCACCACGGGCAAGCCGAAAGGCGTCTGCCAGACGCACGCCGCCTTCATCGCCGCGGCGCAGGGTGGGGTGCAGGTAGACAAGCTCGGTGCCGATGGCGACATCCTGTCCTACCTGCCCATGGCCTGGGTCGGCGATCACCTGTTCTCCTACGCCCAGGCGCTGGTCGCCGGTTTTACCATCAACTGCCCGGAATCCGGCGACACGGTGATGTCCGACCTGCGCGAAATCGGCCCGACCTGCTATTTCGCCCCGCCGCGCGTTTTCGAAAGCCTGCTGACTTCGGTCATGATCCGCATGGAAGATGCAGGCCAGATCAAACAGAAAATGTTCCATTACTTCATGGCGGTGGCCAAACGCTGCGGTTCGGACATTCTCGACGGAAAATCGGTCGGCTTTGGTGACCGCCTGCAATACTGGCTTGGCAATATTCTGGTCTATGGCCCGCTGCGCAATGTGCTCGGCATGAGCCGCATCCGCGTCGCCTACACGGCCGGCGCGGCGATCGGGCCGGAGCTCTTCCGCTTCTACCGGTCAATGGGCATCAACCTCAAGCAGTTCTACGGCCAGACCGAAACCTGCGCCTACGTCTGCCTGCAGCCGGATGGCCAGATCAAGTTCGACTCGGTTGGCCAGCCGGCGCCGGGCGTCGAAATCAGGATTGCCGACAACGGCGAAGTGCTGGTCAAGGGCCCGATGCTGCTCAAGGAATACTACAAGCGCCCGGATGCCACGGCCGAATCGCTCAATGCCGACGGCTATTTCATGACCGGCGACGCCGGCTTCCTCGACGAGGACGGCCACCTCAAGATCATCGACCGCGCCAAGGATGTAGGCAAGCTCAAGAACGGCGCGATGTTTGCCCCCAACTACATCGAGAACAAGCTCAAGTTCTTCCAGCACGTCAAGGAAGCCGTCTGCTTCGGCCACGACCGCGACATGGTCTGCGCCTTCATCAACATCGATGTCAGCGCCGTCGGCAACTGGGCCGAGCGCCGCGGCATCGCCTATTCGGGCTATGCCGACCTCGCCGGCAAGCCCGAAGTGCTCGAACTGATCCGCGAATGCGTCGAGCAGGTCAATGCCGACCTGATCCACGACAGCATGGTCGCCGACTCGCAAATCCACCGTTTCCTTGTTCTGCACAAGGAACTCGATCCGGACGACGACGAGCTGACGCGGACGCGCAAGGTCCGCCGCAACTTCGTCGCCGAAAAATACAAGGTGCTGATTGACGCGCTCTACGAGGGCAAGGCGAATCAGTTCATCGAAACCGAGGTCAAGTTCGAGGATGGCCGGCGCGGCAAGGTATCGGCCGACCTCAAGATCATCGATGCCAAGACCTTCCCGATCGTGAAAAAGGCAGCCTGA
- a CDS encoding SPFH domain-containing protein, producing MKERFLDMFDSLRESLGNLAGHTGRAAGQLGRGVHGARRSIIALSIAGIGAYALYNNPPMQSVTRGEAGVRINQLTGDVVEVREGAALVIPGLHELRRLSLRDQLYRPEGGSSAEGEAQFQTVEGLSIGVDVTIRYALDPTRLTAVARSLPDDIGGQVVEPAAQGVLYKTLARYTVREIFSTKRQEIKETIEKELGETLGKDGIKLQSVMIGKVELPADYRAGMDRLLAEELASDKMRYTLELKEKQVKQTDLEAEADKVRREKAAEAAGQEQIIAAKAQAEAMKHILPFKQKQIEQRGLEAEADKITRIKTAEANAQARQIEAQGEAESRRKLADAEAYRQERLGQIASAQLERDGALIQKNPLLIQKTMADKLSDKISVIIAPTPTSGGFIGNALLGRTQAAASEQAPAEGE from the coding sequence ATGAAAGAACGTTTTCTGGACATGTTCGACAGCCTGCGTGAATCGCTTGGCAATCTGGCTGGGCACACCGGTCGGGCGGCAGGGCAACTCGGGCGCGGCGTCCATGGCGCCCGGCGCAGCATCATCGCCCTGTCGATCGCCGGCATCGGCGCGTATGCGCTCTACAACAATCCGCCGATGCAGAGCGTGACACGTGGTGAGGCCGGCGTGCGCATCAACCAATTGACAGGCGATGTCGTCGAAGTGCGCGAAGGCGCCGCGCTGGTCATCCCCGGTCTGCACGAGCTGCGCCGCTTATCGCTGCGCGACCAGCTGTATCGCCCGGAGGGCGGCAGCAGCGCCGAAGGCGAAGCACAGTTCCAGACCGTGGAAGGCTTGTCCATCGGCGTCGATGTCACCATCCGTTATGCCCTCGACCCAACCCGTCTGACCGCCGTGGCGCGCAGCCTGCCCGACGACATCGGCGGCCAGGTGGTCGAACCGGCGGCGCAAGGGGTGCTCTACAAGACGTTGGCCCGTTACACGGTGCGCGAAATCTTCTCGACCAAGCGTCAGGAGATCAAGGAAACCATCGAAAAAGAGTTGGGTGAAACGCTGGGCAAGGATGGCATCAAGTTGCAGTCGGTAATGATCGGCAAGGTCGAACTGCCGGCCGACTACCGCGCCGGCATGGATCGCCTGCTGGCCGAGGAACTGGCCAGCGACAAGATGCGCTACACGCTGGAACTGAAGGAAAAGCAGGTCAAGCAGACCGATCTCGAAGCCGAAGCCGACAAGGTGCGCCGCGAGAAGGCCGCAGAGGCCGCCGGCCAGGAACAGATCATCGCTGCCAAGGCGCAGGCCGAGGCGATGAAGCACATCCTGCCCTTCAAGCAGAAGCAGATCGAGCAGCGCGGGCTGGAAGCCGAGGCCGACAAAATAACCCGCATCAAGACGGCTGAAGCCAATGCCCAGGCTCGCCAGATCGAGGCCCAGGGCGAAGCCGAATCGCGCCGCAAGCTGGCCGACGCCGAAGCCTATCGCCAGGAGCGTCTGGGCCAGATCGCCAGCGCCCAGCTCGAACGTGACGGCGCCCTGATCCAGAAGAACCCGCTGCTCATCCAGAAGACCATGGCCGACAAGCTGTCCGACAAGATCTCTGTGATCATCGCCCCGACCCCGACCAGCGGCGGCTTCATCGGCAATGCCCTGCTCGGCAGGACGCAGGCTGCCGCCAGCGAACAAGCTCCGGCCGAAGGAGAATGA
- a CDS encoding branched-chain amino acid ABC transporter permease, producing MLYREAGQFKTTYAADQQIFPIRQDRIGVIALLVVAFIGVPLFASEYWFSAILIPFLIFALAALGLNVLTGYAGQLSLGSAAFMAVGAYAAYNFQLRIEGIPILVSFICAGLTAAGVGILFGLPSLRIKGFYLAVATLAAQFFIVWCLTKFPWLSNNSSSGVISTQRLIIFGHELTTPVEKYLLVLSIVVVMALAAKNMVRSATGRAWMAVRDMDVAASVIGIKLMPTKLLAFAVSSFYCGVAGALYAFCYLGSVEPDGFSLEMSFKILFMIIIGGVGSIMGSFLGAAFILLLPIFLDIALPFFAELFGLPFSSATVSHIQITVFGALIMFFLIVEPHGLARLWQIAKEKLRLWPFPH from the coding sequence ATGCTTTACCGTGAAGCCGGTCAATTCAAGACAACCTACGCTGCCGACCAGCAAATCTTCCCGATTCGTCAGGACCGGATCGGGGTCATCGCGCTACTTGTCGTCGCTTTCATCGGGGTGCCGCTTTTTGCCAGCGAATACTGGTTCTCGGCCATCCTGATTCCTTTCCTGATCTTCGCCTTGGCGGCGCTCGGGCTCAATGTCCTGACCGGTTATGCCGGCCAGCTTTCGCTCGGTTCGGCCGCTTTCATGGCGGTCGGCGCCTATGCCGCCTACAACTTTCAGTTGCGCATCGAGGGCATCCCGATTCTGGTTTCCTTCATTTGTGCCGGGTTGACAGCAGCCGGGGTGGGTATTCTGTTCGGCTTGCCGTCGCTGCGCATCAAGGGTTTTTACCTGGCAGTGGCGACGCTGGCCGCGCAGTTCTTTATCGTCTGGTGCCTGACCAAGTTCCCCTGGCTGTCGAACAACTCGTCATCGGGCGTGATTTCGACGCAACGCCTGATCATCTTTGGTCATGAACTGACGACGCCGGTCGAGAAGTATCTGCTCGTCCTCTCCATCGTCGTCGTCATGGCGCTGGCCGCCAAGAACATGGTCCGCTCGGCCACGGGCAGGGCTTGGATGGCGGTGCGCGACATGGATGTGGCGGCGTCGGTCATCGGCATCAAGCTGATGCCGACCAAGCTGCTCGCCTTTGCCGTGAGTTCTTTCTACTGCGGTGTGGCCGGCGCGCTGTACGCCTTCTGCTACCTCGGCTCGGTCGAGCCGGATGGCTTCTCGCTCGAAATGTCCTTCAAGATTTTGTTCATGATCATCATCGGCGGTGTCGGTTCGATCATGGGCAGTTTCCTTGGCGCTGCGTTCATCCTGCTGCTGCCGATCTTTCTCGATATCGCCCTGCCGTTCTTCGCCGAACTGTTCGGGCTGCCGTTTTCCAGCGCTACCGTGTCGCACATCCAGATCACGGTGTTCGGTGCGCTGATCATGTTCTTCCTGATCGTCGAGCCGCACGGGCTGGCCCGTTTGTGGCAGATCGCCAAGGAGAAGCTGCGCTTGTGGCCGTTCCCGCATTAG